The following proteins come from a genomic window of Sphaerisporangium rubeum:
- a CDS encoding cation-translocating P-type ATPase, with the protein MNAEQLSPSAETGLTAAEAARRHAEFGPNTVRVRRDRHLRDRLLSQARDPMILLLVAAAVIASVMGDAVDAIVISFVIVVNTTVGVVQEVRAAHAIDALADLAAPMARVRRDGADLLVPAAEVVPGDVMVLTGGDVVAADAELTEAVQLQVDESAMTGESMPVDKSAVTGASMPVDRSVDEHPDQCRVRAGTVVTHGRGTAVVTAIGAGSTLGRIATLLAEQKPRPTPLQTRLARLGRVLALSVLAASAVVVSLGVLRGEPLWEMLLVGVSVAVAVVPESLPAVVTLALALGARRMAQRSAVVRNLPAVETLGTVSVLAADKTGTLTEGRMVATRVWTPAGTEYEVTGEGYAPLGEIRATGGSAAGSPDDLAALLRAAVLCNDAHLVPPGEDTGWTAAGDPLEAALLALAGKAGVDAAGYRRTYPRVREVPFDSTRKRMTTAHDTPDGGRLVVCKGAPDVLAAMIGDTAAGTLQKAQELATAGYRVLAVAEFRGAADEQATESRRSAVAEPRQASGEQAVETRQGSDKQVAETRPTADDQVDEAERGLRMLGLVAVADPPRSHAAEAVAACRRAGIRFRLITGDHPAAAAAVAERVGIPATATQVLTGPQIAAGVTPERLTAARVFARTLPEQKLDIVRALQQEGHVVAMTGDGVNDGPALRRADIGVAMGRGGTEVARQAADLVLTDDDLRTVASAVEEGRRVYANIRRFLRYGLSGGLAELLVMLAVPFLGPAVALQPAQILWINMLTHGLPGVAMGAEPPDPSAMRRPPRPPRQSILSGLLTPIALTGTAMATIATALGAWAWLTGAPWQTMIFISLGVAQLGVALAVRAPRPHGQSRLRFLDLAVLGALILQIIPLYVAPLRQLLRVEPLSPRDLLVTAALSLIPGAVLALTRHRATRESTR; encoded by the coding sequence ATGAACGCGGAGCAGCTGTCGCCGTCCGCCGAGACCGGGCTGACCGCGGCCGAGGCGGCGCGGCGGCACGCGGAGTTCGGGCCGAACACCGTGCGGGTACGGCGCGACCGTCACCTGCGGGACCGGTTGCTCAGCCAGGCACGGGACCCGATGATCCTGCTGCTGGTGGCCGCGGCCGTGATCGCGTCCGTCATGGGTGACGCCGTGGACGCGATCGTCATCTCGTTCGTCATCGTGGTCAACACGACCGTCGGAGTCGTCCAGGAGGTGCGCGCCGCGCATGCCATCGACGCGCTGGCCGACCTCGCCGCGCCGATGGCCCGGGTGCGGCGGGACGGCGCCGACCTGCTCGTACCGGCCGCCGAGGTGGTGCCAGGCGACGTCATGGTGCTCACCGGCGGGGACGTGGTCGCCGCGGACGCCGAGCTGACCGAAGCCGTCCAGTTGCAGGTCGACGAGTCGGCCATGACCGGCGAGTCCATGCCTGTGGACAAATCCGCCGTGACCGGTGCGTCCATGCCTGTGGACAGATCGGTCGACGAGCACCCGGACCAGTGCCGGGTGCGGGCCGGCACGGTCGTCACCCACGGCCGCGGCACCGCCGTCGTGACGGCCATCGGCGCCGGCAGCACGCTCGGACGTATCGCCACCCTCCTCGCCGAGCAGAAGCCCCGGCCGACCCCTCTCCAGACCCGCCTGGCCCGGCTCGGCCGGGTGCTGGCCCTCAGCGTGCTCGCGGCCAGCGCCGTCGTCGTGTCCCTCGGGGTTCTCCGCGGTGAACCCCTCTGGGAGATGCTGCTCGTCGGCGTGAGCGTGGCCGTCGCCGTTGTCCCCGAGTCCCTCCCCGCCGTGGTGACCCTGGCCCTCGCGCTCGGCGCGCGACGCATGGCCCAGCGATCGGCCGTGGTACGCAACCTTCCGGCCGTCGAGACCCTCGGCACCGTCTCCGTCCTCGCCGCCGACAAGACCGGGACCCTGACCGAGGGCCGCATGGTCGCCACCCGCGTGTGGACCCCCGCCGGCACCGAATACGAGGTCACCGGCGAGGGATACGCGCCGCTCGGCGAGATCCGCGCCACCGGCGGCTCCGCTGCCGGTTCTCCGGACGACCTCGCGGCGTTGCTCCGCGCCGCGGTGCTCTGCAACGACGCTCACCTGGTGCCTCCCGGCGAGGACACCGGCTGGACGGCGGCCGGCGATCCACTTGAGGCGGCGTTGCTGGCGCTCGCGGGAAAGGCCGGGGTGGACGCCGCGGGGTACCGCCGTACGTACCCACGGGTCCGCGAAGTGCCGTTCGACAGCACACGCAAACGCATGACCACGGCGCACGACACCCCGGACGGCGGCCGGCTCGTCGTCTGCAAAGGCGCTCCCGACGTACTCGCCGCCATGATCGGTGACACCGCGGCGGGGACCCTCCAGAAGGCCCAGGAACTCGCCACCGCGGGATACCGCGTACTGGCCGTGGCCGAGTTCAGGGGAGCAGCCGACGAGCAGGCGACCGAGTCCAGACGGTCGGCCGTGGCCGAGCCCCGGCAAGCGTCCGGCGAGCAAGCGGTCGAGACCCGGCAAGGTTCCGACAAGCAGGTGGCCGAGACCCGGCCGACGGCCGATGACCAGGTGGACGAGGCGGAGCGAGGTCTGCGGATGCTCGGCCTGGTCGCGGTCGCCGACCCGCCGCGCAGTCACGCCGCCGAGGCCGTCGCCGCGTGCCGGCGCGCCGGTATCCGGTTCCGGCTCATCACCGGCGACCACCCGGCCGCCGCCGCGGCCGTAGCCGAACGGGTCGGGATCCCCGCCACGGCCACGCAGGTGCTCACGGGCCCGCAGATCGCGGCCGGCGTCACCCCCGAACGCCTCACCGCCGCGCGGGTGTTCGCACGCACCCTCCCCGAGCAGAAACTCGACATCGTCCGCGCGCTCCAGCAGGAAGGCCACGTCGTCGCCATGACCGGCGACGGCGTCAACGACGGCCCCGCGCTCCGCCGCGCCGACATCGGCGTCGCCATGGGCCGCGGCGGCACCGAAGTGGCCCGCCAGGCCGCCGACCTCGTCCTCACCGACGACGACCTGCGCACCGTGGCGTCCGCCGTCGAGGAGGGCCGCCGCGTCTACGCCAACATCCGCCGCTTCCTGCGCTACGGCCTGAGCGGCGGCCTCGCCGAACTGCTCGTCATGCTCGCCGTCCCGTTCCTCGGCCCCGCCGTGGCCCTGCAACCCGCGCAGATCCTGTGGATCAACATGCTCACCCACGGCCTCCCCGGCGTCGCCATGGGAGCCGAACCCCCCGACCCCTCCGCCATGCGCCGCCCCCCAAGACCCCCACGCCAGTCCATCCTGTCCGGCCTGCTGACCCCCATCGCGCTGACCGGCACCGCCATGGCCACGATCGCGACAGCACTAGGCGCCTGGGCCTGGCTCACCGGCGCTCCCTGGCAGACCATGATCTTCATATCCCTAGGCGTGGCCCAACTAGGCGTGGCCCTGGCCGTACGGGCTCCCCGTCCCCACGGCCAGAGCCGCCTCCGCTTCCTCGACCTGGCCGTCCTAGGCGCACTGATCCTGCAGATCATCCCCCTCTACGTGGCCCCCCTCCGCCAGCTCCTGCGCGTCGAACCCCTGTCCCCTCGCGACCTCCTCGTCACCGCCGCCTTGTCCCTGATCCCCGGCGCCGTCCTGGCCCTGACCCGCCACCGCGCCACCCGCGAGTCCACCCGCTAG
- a CDS encoding Hsp20/alpha crystallin family protein — translation MSTLTRREKGFIPEIVDLLEAPFFGLRPMSQPLRFEDYVKDGEYVLRVELPGVDPAKDIEVTVGGGVLTVHAERHQEQTDVTRTEFRYGTLTRSITLPPSADEKDVTAAYDNGILQITVKLTEPKDATTRIPVTTPKPTKH, via the coding sequence ATGAGCACGCTCACTCGCCGGGAAAAGGGATTCATCCCCGAGATCGTCGACCTGCTGGAGGCCCCCTTCTTCGGTCTCCGTCCGATGTCTCAGCCCCTGCGCTTCGAGGACTACGTCAAGGACGGCGAGTACGTCCTGCGCGTGGAACTCCCCGGCGTCGACCCCGCCAAGGACATCGAGGTCACCGTCGGCGGCGGCGTCCTGACCGTCCACGCCGAACGCCACCAGGAGCAGACCGACGTCACCCGCACCGAGTTCCGCTACGGCACCCTGACCCGCTCGATCACCCTCCCCCCGTCCGCCGACGAGAAGGACGTCACCGCCGCCTACGACAACGGCATCCTCCAGATCACCGTCAAGCTCACCGAACCCAAGGACGCCACCACCCGCATCCCCGTGACCACCCCGAAGCCCACCAAGCACTGA
- the ppdK gene encoding pyruvate, phosphate dikinase — protein MRTFVYDFADGDKDMRDLLGGKGANLAEMTRMGLPVPPGFTITTEACRAYLKLGEAPEGLMDEVAAHLRRVEEAMGRRLGDAADPLLLSVRSGGKFSMPGMMDTILDIGLNDTTVHGLAAAGERFAWDCYRRLIAMYGATVAGVPHDDFERALAERRRTAGVTADSGLGVADLRDLVEEYRFIYLRHTGEPFPQDPRDQLTGAVLAVFRSWNTERAEVYRRAEHIPDDLGTAVNVMAMVYGNRGPSSGTGVAFTRDPATGARGVYGDYLPDAQGEDVVAGVRDTLPLHELAHLDPRSFGELTHAMDLLERRYRDLCDIEFTIEDGRLWLLQTRVGKRTAAAAFTVAAQLVDEGVIDLDEALRRVDGAGLARLMFPRFDLSGGPVPVATGVPASPGAATGRAVFDARRAAAAHGPVVLVREETNPDDLPGMIAARGILTGRGGKTSHAAVVARGMGRACVCGAPVVVDEEHRELRAGDVVVREGDLISVDGATGEIYLGELPVRPSPVAGYFDHGLDAESGPLVTAVHRLVTHADAVRRLEVRANADTPQDAARARRFGAAGIGLCRTEHMFLGERRALVERLIVAEGEQEVEEALDALLPLQRADFIGILTEMDGLPVTIRLLDPPLHEFLPSLEDLLGATSDHERKLLAAVRRLHESNPMLGLRGVRLGLVVPGLFAMQVRAIAEAAAERVRAGGDPRPEIMVPLVGDVRELSAVKAEAERVLAAVKAEAEQVPAGVNAKSGRAPTTTDTEPGLPAGGFPCVPVGTMIEVPRAALTAGEIAGEAEFFSFGTNDLTQMTWGFSRDDVEGTIFPAYMRLGILTASPFETIDRHGVGRLVELAVAEGRAARPDLTTGVCGEHGGDPASVWFFHETDLDYVSCSPFRVPVARLEAGRAALPHRTSTSDTR, from the coding sequence ATGCGGACCTTCGTGTACGACTTCGCGGACGGCGACAAGGACATGCGGGACCTGCTCGGCGGTAAGGGGGCGAACCTCGCCGAGATGACCCGGATGGGGCTTCCCGTCCCGCCGGGTTTCACGATCACCACCGAGGCCTGCCGGGCCTACCTCAAACTCGGCGAGGCCCCCGAGGGCCTGATGGACGAGGTGGCGGCCCACCTGCGCCGCGTGGAGGAGGCGATGGGCCGCCGCCTCGGCGACGCCGCCGACCCGCTGCTGCTGTCGGTGCGTTCCGGCGGGAAGTTCTCCATGCCGGGGATGATGGACACGATCCTGGACATCGGCCTCAACGACACCACGGTCCACGGCCTCGCGGCGGCCGGTGAGCGCTTCGCCTGGGACTGCTACCGGCGCCTCATCGCGATGTACGGCGCCACGGTGGCCGGCGTGCCGCACGACGACTTCGAACGCGCGCTGGCCGAACGGCGTCGCACGGCCGGCGTGACCGCCGACTCCGGTCTCGGTGTCGCGGACCTGCGGGACCTCGTCGAGGAGTACCGGTTCATCTACCTGCGGCACACCGGCGAACCCTTCCCGCAGGACCCCCGCGACCAGCTCACCGGCGCCGTGCTCGCGGTGTTCCGGTCCTGGAACACCGAACGGGCCGAGGTGTACCGCCGCGCCGAGCACATCCCCGACGACCTCGGCACCGCCGTCAACGTCATGGCCATGGTGTACGGCAACCGCGGCCCCTCCTCCGGCACCGGCGTCGCGTTCACCCGCGACCCGGCCACCGGCGCGCGCGGCGTCTACGGCGACTACCTGCCGGACGCGCAAGGTGAGGACGTCGTCGCCGGCGTCCGCGACACGCTGCCCCTGCACGAACTGGCCCACCTCGACCCGCGGTCCTTCGGCGAGCTGACCCATGCCATGGACCTGCTGGAACGCCGCTACCGCGACCTGTGCGACATCGAGTTCACCATCGAGGACGGCCGGCTGTGGCTGCTCCAGACCCGGGTCGGCAAGCGCACCGCGGCGGCGGCCTTCACCGTCGCGGCCCAGCTCGTCGACGAAGGTGTCATCGACCTGGACGAGGCGCTGCGCCGCGTCGACGGCGCCGGGCTCGCGCGGCTCATGTTCCCCCGGTTCGACCTGTCCGGCGGCCCCGTCCCCGTCGCGACCGGCGTGCCGGCCTCCCCAGGCGCGGCCACCGGCCGTGCGGTGTTCGACGCACGCCGCGCCGCCGCCGCGCACGGCCCTGTCGTCCTGGTCCGCGAGGAGACCAACCCCGACGACCTCCCCGGCATGATCGCCGCACGTGGCATCCTGACCGGCCGCGGCGGCAAGACCTCGCACGCCGCCGTGGTGGCACGCGGCATGGGCCGCGCCTGTGTCTGCGGCGCGCCGGTGGTGGTGGACGAGGAGCACCGCGAGCTGCGCGCCGGCGACGTGGTCGTCCGCGAAGGCGACCTGATCTCCGTGGACGGCGCGACCGGCGAGATCTACCTCGGCGAGCTGCCGGTGCGGCCGTCCCCCGTCGCGGGCTACTTCGACCACGGCCTGGACGCGGAGTCCGGGCCGCTGGTGACGGCGGTGCACCGCCTGGTGACGCACGCCGACGCCGTGCGCCGCCTGGAGGTGCGGGCCAACGCCGACACCCCGCAGGACGCCGCGCGCGCCAGGCGGTTCGGCGCCGCCGGGATCGGCCTGTGCCGCACCGAGCACATGTTCCTCGGCGAACGACGCGCGCTGGTGGAACGGCTGATCGTCGCCGAAGGCGAGCAGGAGGTCGAGGAGGCGCTCGACGCGCTGCTCCCCCTCCAGCGCGCCGACTTCATCGGCATCCTCACCGAGATGGACGGCCTGCCGGTGACGATCCGGCTGCTCGACCCGCCGCTGCACGAGTTCCTGCCGTCGCTGGAGGACCTCCTCGGCGCCACGAGCGACCACGAACGCAAGCTGCTGGCCGCCGTCCGCCGGCTGCACGAGAGCAACCCGATGCTCGGACTGCGCGGCGTGCGTCTCGGCCTGGTGGTCCCCGGCCTGTTCGCCATGCAGGTCCGCGCCATCGCCGAGGCCGCCGCCGAACGGGTGCGCGCCGGCGGCGACCCCCGTCCCGAGATCATGGTCCCGCTCGTCGGCGACGTCAGAGAACTGTCCGCCGTCAAAGCGGAAGCCGAACGCGTACTGGCCGCCGTCAAGGCCGAAGCCGAACAGGTGCCGGCCGGCGTCAACGCGAAATCCGGACGCGCGCCGACCACCACCGACACCGAACCCGGACTGCCGGCCGGTGGCTTCCCCTGCGTCCCCGTCGGCACCATGATCGAGGTGCCGCGTGCCGCGCTGACCGCCGGCGAGATCGCCGGTGAGGCCGAGTTCTTCTCCTTCGGCACCAACGACCTGACCCAGATGACCTGGGGATTCTCCCGCGACGACGTGGAAGGCACCATTTTCCCGGCCTACATGCGCCTCGGCATCCTCACCGCCTCCCCCTTCGAGACCATCGACAGGCACGGCGTGGGCCGCCTGGTGGAACTCGCCGTGGCCGAGGGCCGCGCGGCGAGGCCCGACCTGACCACCGGCGTCTGCGGCGAACACGGCGGCGACCCCGCGTCGGTGTGGTTCTTCCACGAGACCGACCTGGACTACGTCTCCTGCTCCCCGTTCCGCGTCCCGGTCGCGCGCCTCGAAGCCGGCCGAGCCGCACTGCCGCACCGGACCAGTACCTCCGACACCCGCTGA
- the adhE gene encoding bifunctional acetaldehyde-CoA/alcohol dehydrogenase, whose amino-acid sequence MTGDMIDLLVENALKALDEYAAFTQEQIDHIVKKASVAALDEHAALAELAVEETGRGVFEDKAVKNIFACEHVTNSMATLKTVGVVARDDISGLVEIAEPVGVVAGITPVTNPTSTTVFKALIALKTRNPIVFAFHPSAQECSVAAATAVRDAAVAAGAPEHCIQWITEPSLDATAALMRHDGVATILATGGAGMVRAAYSAGKPALGVGPGNVPAYVERTADLRRAVNDIVLSKSFDNGMVCASEQAVIIDAAVRDEALTEFTRLHAHLATPKEKHLLEELLFGTGALNADVVGRTAHEVARMAGFEVPRDTSIILAEVAEVGPAEPLTREKLCPVLAVLTASGREEGIVLAERMVEFGGLGHSAAVHTEDAGLAEEFGERVKAVRIIWNAPSSQGGIGDIYNAFVPSLTLGCGSYGRNSVSHNVSAVDLLNIKRIGRRTNNLQWFKVPPKIYFEPHAVRYLADMPDVHRVTVVTDATMTRLGYVDRIITVLGRRPERVALQIIDDVEPEPSVATVDRGAELMRAFHPDTIIALGGGSAMDAAKVMWLRYEHPEVVFADMRQKFFDIRKRAFRFPPLGARARLVCVPTTSGTGAEVTPFAVITDTATGKKYPLADYALTPTVAIIDPVLAADLPAVVTADSGFDALTHAIEAYVSVYASDYTDGLALHAVKLVFANLERAVRHGAADPKAREHMHNAGTIAGMAFGNAFLGIVHAMSHTLGATFHIAHGRTNAVLLPHVIRYNGTVPAKPTGWPKYEHYRAPERFAEIAKALGIDGGAEELAAAVERLRDAAGIEPSFQALGVDEQDFLARLPEQARNAYEDQCAPANPRMPMLDDMRNLMRAAYYGTK is encoded by the coding sequence GTGACCGGCGACATGATCGACTTACTGGTGGAAAACGCACTCAAGGCCCTCGACGAGTACGCGGCCTTCACGCAGGAGCAGATCGACCACATCGTGAAGAAGGCGTCGGTGGCGGCCCTCGACGAGCACGCGGCACTCGCCGAACTCGCGGTCGAGGAGACCGGACGCGGGGTGTTCGAGGACAAGGCCGTGAAGAACATCTTCGCCTGTGAACACGTGACCAACAGCATGGCGACGCTGAAGACGGTCGGCGTCGTCGCGCGGGACGACATCAGCGGCCTGGTGGAGATCGCCGAGCCGGTGGGGGTCGTCGCCGGCATCACCCCGGTGACCAACCCGACGTCCACCACGGTCTTCAAGGCGCTGATCGCGCTGAAGACGCGCAACCCGATCGTCTTCGCCTTCCACCCCTCCGCGCAGGAGTGCAGCGTCGCGGCGGCCACCGCCGTACGGGACGCCGCGGTCGCCGCCGGAGCACCCGAGCACTGCATTCAGTGGATCACCGAGCCGTCGCTCGACGCGACCGCCGCGCTGATGCGCCACGACGGCGTCGCGACGATCCTCGCGACCGGCGGCGCCGGCATGGTGCGGGCCGCGTACTCGGCCGGCAAACCGGCGCTCGGCGTCGGCCCCGGCAACGTTCCCGCGTACGTCGAGCGCACCGCCGACCTGCGCAGGGCCGTCAACGACATCGTCTTGAGCAAGTCCTTCGACAACGGCATGGTGTGCGCCTCCGAGCAGGCCGTCATCATCGACGCCGCCGTCCGCGACGAGGCGCTGACCGAGTTCACCCGCCTGCACGCGCACCTCGCCACCCCCAAGGAGAAGCACCTGCTTGAGGAGTTGCTGTTCGGCACCGGAGCGCTCAACGCCGATGTCGTCGGCCGCACCGCGCACGAGGTGGCGCGCATGGCCGGGTTCGAGGTGCCGCGGGACACCTCGATCATCCTCGCCGAGGTGGCGGAGGTCGGGCCGGCCGAGCCGCTGACCAGGGAGAAGCTGTGTCCGGTGCTGGCCGTGCTCACGGCGAGCGGCCGCGAGGAAGGCATCGTGCTCGCCGAGCGCATGGTCGAGTTCGGCGGCCTCGGCCACAGCGCCGCCGTCCACACCGAGGACGCGGGGCTCGCCGAGGAGTTCGGCGAACGGGTCAAGGCGGTGCGGATCATCTGGAACGCACCCTCGTCGCAGGGGGGCATCGGCGACATCTACAACGCGTTCGTCCCGTCGCTGACGCTCGGCTGCGGCAGCTACGGCCGCAACTCCGTCTCGCACAACGTCTCTGCCGTGGACCTGCTCAACATCAAGCGCATCGGACGGCGCACCAACAACCTCCAGTGGTTCAAGGTGCCGCCGAAGATCTACTTCGAGCCGCACGCCGTCAGGTACCTCGCCGACATGCCGGACGTCCACCGGGTCACCGTGGTGACCGACGCCACCATGACCCGGCTCGGCTACGTCGACCGGATCATCACCGTGCTCGGCCGGCGGCCGGAACGGGTCGCGCTGCAGATCATCGACGACGTCGAGCCCGAGCCGAGCGTCGCCACCGTCGACCGCGGCGCCGAGCTCATGCGCGCCTTCCACCCCGACACGATCATCGCGCTCGGCGGTGGATCGGCGATGGACGCCGCCAAGGTCATGTGGCTGCGGTACGAGCACCCCGAGGTCGTCTTCGCCGACATGCGGCAGAAGTTCTTCGACATCCGCAAACGCGCCTTCAGGTTCCCGCCGCTCGGCGCGCGGGCCCGGCTGGTGTGCGTGCCGACCACGTCCGGCACCGGCGCGGAGGTCACCCCGTTCGCCGTCATCACCGACACCGCGACCGGCAAGAAGTACCCCCTCGCCGACTACGCGCTCACCCCGACCGTCGCGATCATCGACCCCGTGCTCGCCGCCGACCTGCCGGCCGTGGTCACCGCCGACAGCGGCTTCGACGCGCTGACCCACGCCATCGAGGCGTACGTCTCGGTGTACGCCAGCGACTACACCGACGGCCTCGCGCTGCACGCCGTCAAGCTCGTCTTCGCCAACCTGGAGCGCGCCGTACGGCACGGCGCCGCCGACCCCAAGGCACGCGAGCACATGCACAACGCCGGCACCATCGCCGGCATGGCGTTCGGCAACGCCTTCCTCGGCATCGTGCACGCCATGTCGCACACCCTCGGCGCGACCTTCCACATCGCGCACGGCCGCACCAACGCGGTCCTGCTCCCCCACGTCATCCGCTACAACGGCACGGTCCCCGCCAAGCCGACCGGCTGGCCCAAGTACGAGCACTACCGGGCCCCCGAGCGGTTCGCCGAGATCGCCAAGGCGCTCGGCATCGACGGCGGCGCCGAGGAACTCGCCGCGGCCGTCGAACGGCTCAGGGACGCCGCCGGCATCGAGCCGTCCTTCCAGGCGCTCGGCGTGGACGAGCAGGACTTCCTGGCGCGGCTCCCCGAGCAGGCACGCAACGCCTACGAGGACCAGTGCGCGCCGGCCAACCCGCGCATGCCGATGCTCGACGACATGCGGAACCTCATGCGCGCGGCGTACTACGGCACCAAGTGA
- a CDS encoding pyridoxamine 5'-phosphate oxidase family protein, whose translation MKDHDTAPVFRELDVDECRRLLAEGVIGRVGFNGPDGPVVLPVNYTMDGDTVLFRTGFGGPMDDSLDTGAAGLEFKIAFEVDHIDTAAREGWSVLVQGAAHRVTSEDELAAARDAAVEPWAGGERALHIRVVPTRITGRRVRGS comes from the coding sequence ATGAAGGATCACGACACCGCACCCGTGTTTCGGGAACTGGATGTGGACGAGTGCCGCCGCCTGCTGGCGGAAGGCGTCATCGGACGGGTGGGCTTCAACGGGCCGGACGGCCCGGTGGTGCTGCCGGTCAACTACACGATGGACGGCGACACGGTGCTGTTCCGCACCGGTTTCGGCGGCCCGATGGACGACAGCCTGGACACCGGGGCCGCCGGCCTGGAGTTCAAGATCGCCTTCGAGGTCGACCACATCGACACGGCGGCCCGTGAGGGGTGGAGCGTGCTCGTCCAGGGAGCCGCGCACCGCGTCACCTCGGAGGACGAACTCGCGGCCGCGCGGGACGCGGCCGTGGAACCATGGGCCGGAGGTGAACGCGCGCTGCACATCCGTGTCGTGCCGACCCGGATCACCGGCCGCCGGGTCCGCGGTTCGTAG
- the pflA gene encoding pyruvate formate-lyase-activating protein produces the protein MNTRDEVLAQAADELRPPPAPDGTGVISSWDLSVGVDGPGSRFVVFTCGCPLRCLYCQNPETWRMRDGRRVTVDEVMAEIGKYRRFIEVAGGGVTVSGGEPLLQPRFTAELLRRCKDAGLHTALDTSGFLGDRADDALLADTDLVLLDIKSGDPEAYRALTGRDLEPTLRFARRLADLGKRTWVRFVLVPGLTDAPEHVDAVARFVAGLGNVEHVDVLPFHRMAAEKYGRLGLTFPLADVRPPGPDLTARVRAQFAVRGVTAI, from the coding sequence GTGAACACGCGCGACGAGGTCCTGGCGCAGGCGGCGGACGAGTTGCGTCCGCCGCCTGCGCCGGACGGGACCGGGGTGATCAGCTCGTGGGACCTGTCGGTCGGCGTGGACGGCCCCGGCAGCCGTTTCGTGGTGTTCACCTGCGGCTGTCCGCTGCGCTGCCTGTACTGCCAGAACCCCGAGACCTGGCGTATGCGCGACGGCCGCAGGGTGACCGTGGACGAGGTGATGGCCGAGATCGGCAAGTACCGCAGGTTCATCGAGGTGGCCGGCGGCGGAGTCACGGTCAGCGGCGGCGAGCCGCTGCTCCAGCCCCGCTTCACGGCGGAGCTGCTGCGGCGCTGCAAGGACGCCGGTCTGCACACCGCGCTCGACACCTCGGGGTTCCTCGGCGACCGCGCCGATGACGCGCTGCTCGCCGATACCGACCTGGTGCTGCTCGACATCAAGTCCGGCGACCCCGAGGCGTACCGCGCGCTGACCGGCCGCGATCTCGAACCGACTCTGCGCTTCGCGCGCCGCCTGGCCGATCTCGGCAAACGGACCTGGGTCCGCTTCGTGCTCGTCCCCGGCCTCACCGACGCGCCGGAGCACGTGGACGCCGTCGCCAGGTTCGTGGCCGGGCTCGGCAACGTCGAGCACGTCGACGTGCTGCCGTTCCACCGGATGGCCGCCGAGAAGTACGGCCGGCTCGGCCTGACCTTCCCGCTGGCCGATGTTCGGCCGCCGGGGCCGGACCTGACGGCCCGGGTGCGCGCGCAGTTCGCGGTCCGCGGCGTGACCGCGATCTGA